The genome window ATCTGGGCATTGTGGCCATCAGCAGCAACGATGTGACTCAGTATCCTGAAGACTCCCCGGAAAACTTAAAACAGATGGCGGAAAGTCTTGGTTTTAACTTCCCCTTGTGTTATGACGAAACCCAAGAAGTGGCAAGGGCCTTCCAAGCCGCCTGCACCCCCGATTTCTTCCTGTTTGACGAGAATTTTCTTCTAGTCTACCGAGGACAATTAGACGACAGCCGCCCCAGTCTCGACATCCCTGTCACCGGCAAAGACTTACGAGAGGCTATTGATGCCCTTCTGGCTGGCAAACCCATTAATCCTGAACAAAAACCCAGTATCGGCTGTAATATCAAGTGGAAACAAACATAGCGTGAGAGGGAAAACAGTTTAAGAATTATGTCTTGCCGTAACTTTGGCTCAGCTTGGGATGATTAAATGGAATACCGAAGATGATACAAGGAAATCTCCGGTTGTCTATCCATGTCCTCATTGCTGGCAGATGCCCATAGGCGTTTACAAGAGGCGCTAAAATACGTCGCCGTTTCCGAGGACGCCATTGAACGTCTAAAATACCCTAAAATTAGTCTGACCGTGTCTATCCCCGTAAGGATGGACGATGGCAGCCTCAAAGTCTTCCAGGGATACCGTGTGCGCTACGACGACACCAGAGGACCTGGTAAGGGAGGAATACGCTTTCATCCAAACGTAACCCTAGATGAAATACAATCTCTGGCCTTCTGGATGACTTTTAAGTGTGCCCTGTTGAATCTCCCGTTTGGTGGGGCAAAAGGGGGTATTACTGTCAACCCTAAGGAATTGTCTAAGGCGGAATTGGAACGTCTCAGCCGGGGATACATAGAGGCTATTGCTGATTTTATCGGACCAGACAAGGATATACCTGCACCAGATGTCTACACCAACGAAATAATAATGGGGTGGATGATGGACCAGTATAACATCATCCGTCGTTGTATCTGTCCCGCAGTGATTACCGGCAAGCCCCTTAGCATGGGTGGTAGCAAGGGCAGAGACACCGCCACTGCTATGGGGGCCTTTTATGTCATTAGCAATATCCTTCCCCGCTTCGGCAAAACCCCCCCGCAAACCACCGTGGCTGTACAAGGCTTCGGCAACGCTGGCAGTGAAATAGCTGAACTCCTAGGCAGGGCCGGTTACAAGGTGGTGGCAGTAAGCGACTCCCGTGGCGGTATCTATTCCCCCCATGGACTAGATATCCCCAGTATCCGAGAGTACAAGCGTAAACACATGTCCCTCAAGGGAGTATATTGCCAAGAAAGTGTCTGTAGCATTGTAGAACACCAGGTGATCAGCAATGAGGAGTTGCTAACCCTGGACGTAGACGTCTTGATACCGGCAGCTTTAGAAAAACAGATTACAGAAAAAAATGCCCCCCAGGTGAGGGCCCGTTTTATCTTTGAGGTGGCTAACGGGCCTATTACGGCAGATGCTGACACCATCCTAGAAGGAAAGGGCGTTATTGTCTTCCCAGATATTCTTGTCAATGCCGGGGGGGTTACCGTTAGCTACTTGGAATGGGTACAAAACCGCTTGGGCTACTATTGGAGTCTAAGTGAAGTACAGAGTCGGCTCAGGGAAAAAATCCTAGAGGAAACTAATATGGTTTGGCAAATTCACCAGGAATTGGGTGTTTCCTTTCGCACCTCCGCCTACATCCATGCCCTCAACCGCCTAAATGAAGCCATGTCGGCCCGGGGGACCAGGGATTATTATATCTCTCAGTAGCATCCCCCTTTCATCCATATTGGGACTTTAATTTATCATCGTATTCATCGGCAAGGGAAGCAACTAAGGTAATAGCCCGAGAAATCTCCGACGGCGACAGCCCGTCTACTATTCTCTGGGTCAACAACACCACCTGGTCGTTGATTATGGCAAATTTGGTCTCAAAAGTGCCACTCCCATTCATCTCCAACAGCTGACGCATCAACTCGTTTTCCTTCTGCTTGGGGAAGGGCATTATAGCTGACCAGACTGTTAACAAATCTTCATCTTTCTCTCCGGTTAATTGTACAAACACTTCTACGCTGCCATACTGGAATCGCCACAGGTGACCATTCTCGTTTTTTTGAAACATGGCGCTGTCATTCTCCGCCAAGGTGGCAATTACTGCCTCTATTTGTTCCTTGTAACCTAAAGAGGCACCCGTTAATTCCTCGGTTTCCGTCGCCATTGCCTCACTGGTTTCTTGATTCACTTCTAATTCAGGATTGGTTGTCATAGTCTACCTCCTGGTATTTTGACTCGTCTTGGGATAATACCCCCATGATAGGACATTTAATTGCCACCACACCACAGGGGGTTTCCCCCCTTGGCAGCATTACCTTTGTGTTAGTTTGGTCAATACTCTGTTGGATCTTTCTACAAACTCTTTCATCCCCTCGGCATCAAACGCCCTTTGTGCCATCAGGGCCAAGTCGTAAACATATCTACACAGCAGATTTACCATCTCCTGACGAGATGACTCCCCTCCCGGTTGAATAATTGCCCCTTTATGCATTTGATATATATTTTCAATTAACGGATGGGCAGTATTGATAAGCAACACGTGTTCTTCCGGGAATTTCATCTCCTTTTGTTGCAAGAGAGCCGTCATCTCTTGGAAACGACGCATGGCCTCTGGCAGCAACACCATTGCCGGTGGGGTTTCCTCTTGATTGTCACTTTTAATGGCCTGGGTTTTTACATTAACCTTGGGCTTGTTGATAGCTTTTTCAAATAATTCCTTGATTTCTTGGGCACGGGTTTTGTTGGTTTTAGGGTCTACAATAGTAGAGGCCTTATCCTCTTCTATCAGACTGGCATCCAACTCCGCATCAACCCGTAGGAATTTTACATCCTTGTATTCTCTTTCTAAGAAGGGGATGAAGTAGTTGTTGTCAATAAACGAATCCATGTACAATACCTCAATCCCCTGTTTTTTGTATAAATCCAGATAAGTGGCTTGGGTTTCAGGGTTGGTGCAGTAGAATACCTTGTTTTTGTGTTTGTCTTTGTTTCTCTCTAGATACTCTTTGAGGGTAGTGTAGGGGTAATAAGTGTTGTCTTGCCATACATCTTCTTCCTTGTTATCCCCTGCTGGTGTTTCCTTTGGTGGTTCATAGGTGGTACGGAATATTATCAAATCCTCCACCTGTTTCTTGAATTTTTCGTCTTTTAGACTGCCATACTTGACAAAAGTGCCCACATCCTCCCAACAACGAATATATTCTCCCCTATTTTCGTTGTACAATGAACGGAGTTGATCTGCTATTTTTTTGCTAATAAAATCAGCTATTCTTCTCACAGTGCGGTGGTTAGTAAGGGCGCTACGAGAGACGTTCAGGGGAATATCTGGACTGTCAATTACCCCCCTCAAAGGCATCAAAAATTCAGGGATAATTTCCTCACAATTATCGCTAACAAACACCTGATTACAGAAGAGTTTTATTTGTCCTCTGGTAACATCTACATCAGGTCGGAGTTTGGGGAAATACAAAATCCCATTAAGTAAGAAGGGATAGTCTGTGCTTAAATGTACCCACAATAGGGGGTCTTCCTGGTAGGGGTAAAGATAACGATAGAATTCCAGATAGTCTTCCTTAGTGAGGTTTTGAGGAGACTCTTTCCATAATGCCCTTTGACGATTGAGCACCTGTCCATTCATTTTAATGGGCACCGGCACAAAGTCGGAGTATTTTTTCACTAGGTTTTTGATTCTAGCCTCTTCTAGATACTCTGTCTCCTCATCCATTAGGGTGAGAGTTACAGTAGTGCCTGGTGTAGTGCGCTCCGACTCACTTAACTCGAATTCTGGCGAACCATCACAACTCCAGTGTACCGCAGTGGCTCCCTCTTTGTAAGATAGGGTATCAATTTCCACCCTCTTTGCCACCATGAAGGCAGAATAAAATCCTAAGCCAAAATGCCCTATTAAATCATTTGGATTTTTCCCGTATTTAGCAATGAATTCTTCTGCACTGGAGAAGGCCACCTGGTTGATATATTTTTTCACTTCTTCTGCCGTCATGCCTATACCATTATCGCTGACGGCCAGAGTTTTATTCTGTTTGTCAATGGTGATTGTAATCTCTGGTTCGGGCAAATCTTTGGTTATATCTCCCGCTAGAGAGGCCATTTTCGCCTTGGTGATGGCATCCACAGCATTAGAAATTAATTCTCTCAAGAAGATTTCATGGTCGGTATAAAGGGATTTTTTGATAATAGGAAATATGTTCTCAGTGTGGATAGTGATATTCCCTTTCTCTAGGAGCTTATTCATAGGCTCAATCCAAGTTTACAGGTATAATTGACGGCATTTAGAGTTAGTTTTTACCCCTATTGTTCATCTTGTCACAAATAATTTTCCCAGATCAAGATGTGGTTTCCCGAATAGGAGAGGAAGTGATATAATGTGGGTCTGCACTGCAATTATCTATTGTATATAGTTCTATAGTTCTAGTTATCAAACATGGCAACACTAGAAAGAATGCCGGGGAAAATGCCTCTTACCCCCATTTTTAATCCCAATGGCGACGATCGCATCGAAAATAGGAGAATTTGGTTCGGCAATACTACCAATTTAATGCAACTGAATGACGTACGCTATAGTTGGGCAATAGGATTGTATCAACAGATGCGGGAGAATTTTTGGATTCCCCAGAAATTGGATATTACTCAAGATGTGACAGATTACTGGAATTTGACAAAAGACGAAAGACGCGCCTATGAAGGCATTTTGTCTTATTTAACCTTTTTGGACTCAATACAAACTTGCAATATTCCTCACCTGAAAAGTTCAATAACAGCCCCGGAAGTTAGCCTGTGTATGGCTGAACAAATATCTCAAGAAGGGATGCACAATCATGCATATCAGTACATAATTGAGACAGTTATTCCTAGTGAAAAAAGAGACAAAGTTTATGACTTTTGGCGGACGGATAAAGTGCTGGCTCAAAGATGTGAATTTATTGCGGGAATGTATCAAAAATACCTGGATGATCCCACCCCAGAAAATTATTTCATCGCCTTGGTGGCTGATTATTTATTGGAGGGATTGTACTTCTACAATGGCTTTATTTTCTTCTACAATCTGGCGGCTAGAATGTTAATGCCAGGTAGCGCCGACATTTTTAGAATGATAAATAGAGACGAATTGTCTCATGTGCGATTGTATCAGCGACTAATCCCAGAAGCCATGCAGGTTTTCCCCCATTCTAAGGAACAAATATACGAAATGTTCGACCAGGCTGTAAAACATGAATGTCGCTGGACAAACCATATAATTGGCAAT of Geminocystis sp. M7585_C2015_104 contains these proteins:
- the htpG gene encoding molecular chaperone HtpG, whose protein sequence is MNKLLEKGNITIHTENIFPIIKKSLYTDHEIFLRELISNAVDAITKAKMASLAGDITKDLPEPEITITIDKQNKTLAVSDNGIGMTAEEVKKYINQVAFSSAEEFIAKYGKNPNDLIGHFGLGFYSAFMVAKRVEIDTLSYKEGATAVHWSCDGSPEFELSESERTTPGTTVTLTLMDEETEYLEEARIKNLVKKYSDFVPVPIKMNGQVLNRQRALWKESPQNLTKEDYLEFYRYLYPYQEDPLLWVHLSTDYPFLLNGILYFPKLRPDVDVTRGQIKLFCNQVFVSDNCEEIIPEFLMPLRGVIDSPDIPLNVSRSALTNHRTVRRIADFISKKIADQLRSLYNENRGEYIRCWEDVGTFVKYGSLKDEKFKKQVEDLIIFRTTYEPPKETPAGDNKEEDVWQDNTYYPYTTLKEYLERNKDKHKNKVFYCTNPETQATYLDLYKKQGIEVLYMDSFIDNNYFIPFLEREYKDVKFLRVDAELDASLIEEDKASTIVDPKTNKTRAQEIKELFEKAINKPKVNVKTQAIKSDNQEETPPAMVLLPEAMRRFQEMTALLQQKEMKFPEEHVLLINTAHPLIENIYQMHKGAIIQPGGESSRQEMVNLLCRYVYDLALMAQRAFDAEGMKEFVERSNRVLTKLTQR
- a CDS encoding Glu/Leu/Phe/Val dehydrogenase, translating into MSSLLADAHRRLQEALKYVAVSEDAIERLKYPKISLTVSIPVRMDDGSLKVFQGYRVRYDDTRGPGKGGIRFHPNVTLDEIQSLAFWMTFKCALLNLPFGGAKGGITVNPKELSKAELERLSRGYIEAIADFIGPDKDIPAPDVYTNEIIMGWMMDQYNIIRRCICPAVITGKPLSMGGSKGRDTATAMGAFYVISNILPRFGKTPPQTTVAVQGFGNAGSEIAELLGRAGYKVVAVSDSRGGIYSPHGLDIPSIREYKRKHMSLKGVYCQESVCSIVEHQVISNEELLTLDVDVLIPAALEKQITEKNAPQVRARFIFEVANGPITADADTILEGKGVIVFPDILVNAGGVTVSYLEWVQNRLGYYWSLSEVQSRLREKILEETNMVWQIHQELGVSFRTSAYIHALNRLNEAMSARGTRDYYISQ
- a CDS encoding thioredoxin family protein is translated as MAVTPSNMPPLGMKAPDFSLPDVVSGKMVSLSDFCGCKGLLVMFICKHCPFVRHVQEELARIGRDYANRNLGIVAISSNDVTQYPEDSPENLKQMAESLGFNFPLCYDETQEVARAFQAACTPDFFLFDENFLLVYRGQLDDSRPSLDIPVTGKDLREAIDALLAGKPINPEQKPSIGCNIKWKQT
- a CDS encoding YbjN domain-containing protein produces the protein MTTNPELEVNQETSEAMATETEELTGASLGYKEQIEAVIATLAENDSAMFQKNENGHLWRFQYGSVEVFVQLTGEKDEDLLTVWSAIMPFPKQKENELMRQLLEMNGSGTFETKFAIINDQVVLLTQRIVDGLSPSEISRAITLVASLADEYDDKLKSQYG
- a CDS encoding ribonucleotide-diphosphate reductase subunit beta — protein: MPLTPIFNPNGDDRIENRRIWFGNTTNLMQLNDVRYSWAIGLYQQMRENFWIPQKLDITQDVTDYWNLTKDERRAYEGILSYLTFLDSIQTCNIPHLKSSITAPEVSLCMAEQISQEGMHNHAYQYIIETVIPSEKRDKVYDFWRTDKVLAQRCEFIAGMYQKYLDDPTPENYFIALVADYLLEGLYFYNGFIFFYNLAARMLMPGSADIFRMINRDELSHVRLYQRLIPEAMQVFPHSKEQIYEMFDQAVKHECRWTNHIIGNNILGITDNSTERYTKYLANIRLKSIGLEPIYKGEEYQKSPYTHLEKFSDTKKEGNTKANFFEASVTSYVMSSGITGWEEI